A stretch of the Candidatus Methylomirabilota bacterium genome encodes the following:
- a CDS encoding TonB-dependent receptor → LVSGFIQDQIALIQDRLTLTLGSKFEHNSFSGFEFQPNARLLYSPNDWNRVWAAISRVVRTPARFERDVQTNVAAFPGPGGLPTLVQTAGNSDFTSEESLAFELGYRVQPVEWLTLDLAGFYTIYDNLRTSEPSAPTLMADAGPPHIVQPFLFDNRMSGNTYGAEIASTWHLVSFWRVHINYSYLMVKLHPDATSVEPTADEGRSPRHQVQVRSLLDLPWHLQFDASAFFVDRLPELVPSVPSYLRLDLRLGWRPTEAFDLSLVGQNLLDNRHPEWGSIFGIPVKPTEVQRSVYVQASWRF, encoded by the coding sequence CCTGGTAAGCGGATTTATCCAGGACCAGATCGCGCTGATCCAGGATCGGCTCACGCTTACCCTCGGGTCCAAATTCGAGCACAACTCGTTCTCCGGTTTCGAGTTCCAGCCGAACGCGCGATTGCTGTACTCCCCCAACGACTGGAATCGGGTGTGGGCGGCGATCTCGCGAGTGGTCAGGACACCGGCCAGATTCGAGCGAGATGTCCAGACCAACGTGGCCGCGTTTCCTGGCCCCGGCGGACTTCCTACGCTCGTCCAGACGGCGGGCAACTCCGACTTTACCTCTGAGGAGTCGCTCGCCTTCGAACTGGGTTACCGGGTACAGCCGGTCGAGTGGCTGACGCTCGATCTGGCCGGCTTCTACACCATCTATGACAACCTGAGGACGTCCGAACCCAGCGCTCCTACGCTTATGGCGGACGCGGGTCCGCCTCACATCGTGCAGCCCTTTTTATTCGACAATCGGATGTCCGGCAACACATATGGCGCGGAGATCGCCAGTACCTGGCACCTTGTGAGCTTCTGGCGAGTGCACATCAACTACTCCTATCTCATGGTTAAACTCCACCCCGATGCGACCAGTGTCGAACCGACGGCCGATGAGGGACGTTCGCCGCGTCATCAAGTCCAGGTGCGCTCCCTCCTGGATCTTCCCTGGCACCTTCAGTTTGATGCATCGGCCTTCTTTGTCGATCGACTGCCTGAACTCGTCCCCTCTGTCCCGAGCTACCTGCGGCTCGATCTCCGCCTGGGGTGGCGTCCAACCGAGGCGTTCGATCTGAGCCTGGTCGGCCAGAACCTTCTGGACAACCGACATCCGGAGTGGGGTAGCATCTTCGGTATTCCTGTCAAGCCTACTGAGGTCCAGCGTAGTGTCTACGTGCAGGCCTCGTGGCGGTTCTGA
- a CDS encoding YfiR family protein — MLLCLLLMASGADGVRLNKAHAQSLPLEYQVKAAFLYQFSKFVEWPAQAFRTSQYTICIGVIDGGPMASALQSIEGKEAKGRRVVVKRFKGLEDLEFCHILYISSVMESHLAEILNQLKETSTLTVSDIDGFARRGGMINLIMVEGKIQFEINVEAAERAKLQISSHLLRLARIVPGGR, encoded by the coding sequence ATGCTGCTCTGTCTTCTACTGATGGCAAGCGGTGCGGATGGGGTACGCCTCAATAAGGCGCATGCCCAGTCGTTGCCTCTCGAATACCAGGTTAAGGCGGCTTTCCTGTATCAGTTCTCCAAATTCGTTGAGTGGCCGGCGCAGGCTTTCCGCACTAGCCAATACACGATCTGCATTGGAGTGATCGATGGCGGCCCCATGGCGAGTGCACTTCAGTCTATTGAGGGCAAGGAGGCAAAGGGCCGTCGAGTCGTAGTAAAACGGTTTAAGGGACTGGAGGACCTGGAATTCTGCCATATCTTGTATATCAGCTCTGTCATGGAGAGCCACTTGGCGGAGATTCTGAACCAGCTCAAGGAGACAAGCACACTGACGGTCAGCGACATCGATGGATTTGCCCGGCGCGGCGGGATGATCAATTTGATTATGGTTGAGGGCAAGATCCAGTTTGAGATCAACGTAGAGGCCGCCGAGAGGGCGAAGCTGCAGATCAGCTCGCATCTGCTCAGGCTGGCGCGAATCGTGCCGGGGGGACGCTAG
- a CDS encoding HAMP domain-containing protein — MRFFRDVPIQKKLRRITMLTTSVALLLTGAALIVYELVTYRSVTTRELMSLADVIGANSAAALTFNDPKAAEETLSALRKDSRITLAAIYTKERNVFAVYRRRHLQRDAIPIVPLADGSRLEGRRLIIFHPIILDQEKIGTLYIQADTQEVYARLRVSAVIVLGVLLASSLVALFLASKLEGVISQPVLNLARTAAIVSEMQDYSVRVAGSSQDELGQLIDGFNEMLTQVQRRDIALQEARDQLEATVEHRTRQLQEAKQRAEEASRHKSLFLSNMSHELRTPLNSILGFAWLLQDPAVSSLDEKQTRFTRNIATSGEHLLTLINDLLDLSKVEAGKVVLQLQSFPLGDAIKEAIYAIRLQAEQKQQTLELSMDDDKPIIMADPTRFRQVLYNLLANAVKFTPAGGRISVTAQIISGAGHREAGNQDVEPLYPVSCTLYSGDCVEIAVSDTGIGIKSEDLAKLFQIFTQLESAITKQFQGTGLGLALTKQLVELHGGSIWASSKGEGRGSTFTVRLPLSPQGLSERDT; from the coding sequence ATGCGCTTTTTTCGGGATGTCCCTATCCAGAAAAAGCTGAGGCGCATCACGATGCTGACCACCAGTGTCGCACTGTTGCTGACCGGCGCCGCCCTCATCGTTTACGAGTTGGTGACATACCGTTCTGTCACGACCCGCGAGCTGATGAGTTTGGCTGACGTCATCGGAGCGAACAGCGCAGCCGCTCTCACATTCAACGATCCGAAGGCCGCGGAAGAGACGCTTTCCGCATTGCGGAAGGACTCTCGGATCACGTTAGCGGCCATCTACACGAAAGAGAGAAATGTTTTTGCCGTGTACCGACGCCGACATCTACAGAGGGACGCGATTCCGATCGTGCCCTTGGCGGATGGAAGTAGGTTAGAGGGAAGGCGTCTGATCATCTTTCACCCGATTATCCTCGACCAGGAGAAGATCGGGACACTCTACATCCAGGCAGACACGCAAGAGGTGTATGCCCGCCTGCGGGTAAGCGCAGTGATCGTTCTTGGTGTGTTATTGGCTTCTTCACTGGTGGCGCTGTTCCTGGCTTCAAAACTCGAGGGCGTGATTTCTCAGCCGGTTTTGAATCTTGCGCGTACGGCAGCAATTGTTTCAGAAATGCAAGACTACTCGGTTCGGGTCGCTGGGTCCAGCCAGGATGAATTGGGCCAACTGATCGATGGGTTCAACGAGATGTTGACACAGGTCCAGCGACGGGATATAGCGCTTCAAGAAGCGCGTGACCAACTCGAGGCTACGGTCGAGCACCGCACACGGCAACTGCAAGAGGCCAAACAGCGAGCCGAGGAGGCCTCCCGTCATAAGTCGTTATTCCTGTCCAATATGTCTCACGAACTCCGAACACCGTTGAACTCTATTCTCGGCTTTGCCTGGCTACTGCAGGACCCTGCCGTTAGTTCCTTGGATGAGAAGCAGACACGGTTCACGAGGAACATTGCCACAAGTGGGGAGCACCTCCTTACCCTGATTAATGATCTCCTTGACCTCTCTAAAGTCGAGGCAGGGAAGGTTGTCCTTCAACTTCAGTCCTTCCCTCTCGGGGACGCCATCAAGGAGGCCATCTACGCTATTCGCCTGCAGGCCGAGCAGAAACAACAGACACTTGAACTCTCGATGGATGACGACAAACCGATCATCATGGCAGACCCCACCCGCTTTAGGCAGGTTCTCTATAACCTTCTTGCGAATGCCGTCAAGTTCACCCCGGCGGGCGGGCGGATCAGTGTGACCGCGCAGATTATTTCAGGCGCCGGGCACCGGGAGGCGGGAAACCAGGACGTGGAGCCCCTGTACCCTGTATCCTGTACTCTGTACTCTGGCGACTGTGTCGAAATCGCTGTCTCTGATACCGGAATCGGGATCAAGTCGGAGGATCTCGCCAAGCTCTTCCAGATCTTCACCCAGCTCGAGTCTGCCATTACTAAGCAGTTTCAGGGTACGGGCCTGGGTCTTGCACTCACGAAGCAACTTGTCGAGTTGCATGGAGGATCGATCTGGGCGTCATCAAAGGGAGAGGGCCGAGGGAGTACCTTTACGGTCCGGTTACCGCTCTCCCCTCAAGGGTTGTCAGAAAGGGATACGTAA
- a CDS encoding zinc ribbon domain-containing protein translates to MPSYDFKCEKCGKKFSLTMSIKERETKRLKCPKCGAGKPAPIFSTFFAKTSRKS, encoded by the coding sequence ATGCCTAGCTATGATTTCAAGTGTGAGAAGTGCGGCAAGAAATTCTCACTGACTATGAGCATCAAGGAGCGAGAGACCAAGCGGTTGAAATGTCCGAAATGTGGCGCAGGCAAACCGGCGCCCATCTTCTCGACCTTTTTTGCCAAGACCTCGCGTAAGAGCTGA
- the hpnR gene encoding hopanoid C-3 methylase HpnR, translating into MRVLLVHPSCLMYSELFLRLEPLGLERVAQAARLAGHEVRLFDLQVFHREDYLRELQEFRPQTVGFSLNFLANVPEVVDLAKETKRLLPDCFVFAGGHSASFVPQELLEHGQGAMDCIVRGEGEPITAPLLEAIQDGGIETLPGMVTPYGVGPPPMMLHDLDSTLPARDLARRRHKYFIGVLDPCASIEFTRGCPWDCSFCSAWTFYGRSYRKISPEVVGEDLARIQEPNAFIVDDVAFIHPEDGMAIGREIERRGIRKQYYLETRCDVLLRNQEVFAYWKRLGLRYMFLGLEALDEEGLKRIRKRVTPSDNFKALEVARTMGFTVALNIIADSGWDEERFRVIREWAAGVPEIVHLTVNTPYPGTETWLTESRRLTSLDYRLFDVQHAVLPTTLPLKRFYEELVKTQAVLNRKHLGWAAVRGTFSTASKLLLQGQTNFVRMLWKFSQVYNPDRQYGDHLKEVKYALSPPPDQQAAKPTPVKLFVHAPVAAGQRAVHAERDSNGEGLPR; encoded by the coding sequence GTGAGGGTCTTGTTGGTACACCCAAGCTGCTTGATGTACTCTGAGCTGTTCCTCAGGCTGGAGCCGCTGGGGCTGGAGCGGGTGGCCCAGGCTGCCAGGCTGGCGGGCCATGAGGTCAGGCTCTTTGATCTCCAGGTCTTTCATCGTGAGGACTACCTGCGGGAGCTCCAGGAGTTCCGCCCTCAGACCGTAGGCTTTTCGCTGAACTTTCTCGCCAATGTCCCGGAGGTGGTGGATCTGGCAAAAGAGACCAAGCGTCTGCTCCCCGACTGTTTCGTGTTTGCCGGGGGCCACAGCGCTTCCTTTGTCCCCCAAGAGCTCCTGGAACATGGACAAGGCGCCATGGATTGTATTGTTCGGGGAGAAGGGGAACCGATTACTGCGCCCCTGCTGGAAGCGATCCAGGATGGAGGGATCGAAACGCTTCCCGGGATGGTAACGCCTTACGGTGTAGGCCCCCCACCGATGATGCTGCACGATTTGGATAGTACGCTACCCGCCCGGGACCTTGCCCGCCGACGCCACAAGTATTTCATCGGGGTTCTGGATCCCTGCGCCTCAATTGAGTTTACCCGCGGCTGCCCCTGGGACTGCTCGTTTTGCAGCGCATGGACCTTCTACGGTCGGAGCTACCGCAAGATTTCTCCCGAGGTGGTGGGGGAGGACCTGGCGAGGATCCAAGAGCCCAATGCCTTCATTGTGGACGATGTGGCTTTCATTCATCCCGAGGACGGGATGGCGATCGGCCGTGAGATCGAACGTCGGGGGATCCGGAAGCAGTATTACCTGGAGACTCGATGTGATGTGTTGCTCCGCAATCAGGAGGTGTTCGCCTATTGGAAGCGCCTCGGGCTCCGGTATATGTTCCTCGGTCTGGAGGCCCTTGACGAGGAAGGCCTGAAGCGTATCCGCAAGCGGGTGACGCCCAGCGACAACTTCAAGGCCCTGGAGGTGGCGCGGACAATGGGATTCACAGTGGCCCTCAACATTATTGCCGATTCGGGCTGGGACGAAGAACGGTTCCGGGTTATCCGCGAGTGGGCGGCCGGCGTACCCGAGATCGTCCACCTGACCGTCAATACACCGTATCCGGGAACAGAGACCTGGCTGACCGAGTCAAGGCGGCTGACCTCGCTCGACTACCGCCTCTTCGACGTGCAGCATGCCGTCCTGCCGACGACGCTTCCGCTGAAGCGGTTCTATGAAGAGCTGGTGAAGACCCAGGCGGTGTTGAATCGTAAGCACTTGGGCTGGGCTGCGGTGCGCGGGACCTTTTCCACCGCATCGAAACTGCTGCTGCAAGGTCAGACCAACTTCGTTCGAATGCTCTGGAAGTTTTCGCAGGTGTACAATCCGGATCGGCAGTACGGGGACCACTTGAAAGAGGTAAAATACGCCCTGAGCCCGCCGCCGGACCAACAGGCCGCAAAGCCAACGCCGGTCAAACTGTTCGTCCACGCTCCAGTGGCGGCCGGGCAGCGAGCGGTCCACGCCGAGAGAGACTCTAACGGAGAGGGCCTTCCTCGGTGA
- a CDS encoding SRPBCC family protein, protein MDNPRYHLPGTAREYARVRDDAPHRRLVQMLHRTTVKLLIFAAFVLLLPAAALGAVESATTGLTASELIRMEKGGVVVKTDTYPTRDGARGTRIIAYCVINRLPDVAWAVMLNYQKFDEFMPRLEKVEVLEKTHSTMKVTETVRVPLGVISYTIDLVFKPDQKTVNWTLDKSRKHDIAETFGGWEFLPYNQGKTILRYTTTLDSGFFIPRFLEDFMLRNDLSDALLSLKRRTESDGMWKKKD, encoded by the coding sequence ATGGACAATCCGAGATATCATTTGCCTGGGACCGCGCGTGAGTACGCCCGTGTCAGGGACGATGCGCCACACCGGAGGCTCGTTCAGATGCTGCACAGGACTACGGTAAAACTCCTCATCTTTGCTGCGTTCGTGCTGCTGCTTCCGGCAGCCGCTTTAGGGGCTGTTGAATCCGCAACGACTGGACTCACGGCAAGCGAATTAATCAGAATGGAAAAGGGCGGAGTAGTCGTCAAGACAGATACCTATCCCACAAGAGACGGCGCGCGCGGTACCAGAATCATTGCCTACTGCGTCATCAACAGGTTGCCGGACGTTGCGTGGGCGGTCATGCTCAATTATCAGAAGTTCGACGAATTTATGCCGCGGCTCGAGAAGGTGGAGGTTCTGGAAAAGACACACAGTACGATGAAGGTCACCGAGACGGTTCGCGTCCCGCTCGGCGTCATCAGCTATACGATCGATCTTGTCTTCAAACCTGACCAGAAAACAGTGAACTGGACGCTGGATAAATCAAGGAAACACGACATCGCGGAGACGTTCGGTGGTTGGGAGTTCCTCCCGTACAACCAGGGTAAGACTATTCTTCGATACACAACCACCCTGGACAGCGGCTTCTTCATCCCCAGGTTCCTGGAAGATTTTATGCTCAGGAACGATTTATCGGATGCGCTGTTGAGCCTGAAGCGACGCACCGAATCCGACGGGATGTGGAAGAAGAAGGACTAA
- a CDS encoding prolipoprotein diacylglyceryl transferase, with translation MFASPGPFVLQIGPLAIRWYGLLFATAVLLGTWLAQREAIRRGEDSEQLLNVIVFGVMTGLIGARLYYVLFNWGYYGSRPLKILAVWEGGLAIHGGLLAGGLTAVIYAVRKKLPVLTYLDIMAPSAPLGQAIGRWGNFFNQEAFGIPTDLPWKLYIEPAHRPPDLAAYEYFHPTFLYESLWNFLVFGILYFLLRRRLQRIPGALTLCYLGLYSVGRFFVEGLRIDSLMLGPLRAAQVMSLILIVLSVAGLAWLNAAARRSRP, from the coding sequence ATGTTCGCATCGCCTGGTCCATTCGTTCTGCAGATCGGCCCACTTGCCATTCGTTGGTATGGCCTGCTCTTCGCTACCGCTGTCTTGCTGGGGACCTGGCTGGCGCAGCGCGAAGCGATCCGCCGTGGTGAGGATTCTGAGCAGCTTCTCAACGTCATCGTGTTCGGCGTGATGACGGGCTTAATAGGCGCGCGACTCTACTATGTCCTGTTCAATTGGGGCTACTACGGCTCCAGGCCGCTGAAGATCCTGGCGGTGTGGGAGGGGGGGCTGGCGATCCACGGTGGCTTGCTGGCCGGGGGATTGACTGCAGTCATCTATGCCGTCCGCAAGAAGCTGCCTGTGCTGACCTATCTGGACATCATGGCCCCTTCGGCTCCGCTCGGGCAGGCGATCGGTCGGTGGGGAAATTTCTTCAATCAGGAGGCCTTCGGGATCCCGACCGACCTGCCGTGGAAACTCTACATCGAGCCTGCTCACCGGCCGCCCGATCTGGCTGCCTACGAGTATTTTCATCCGACGTTCCTGTACGAATCACTATGGAACTTCCTGGTCTTCGGGATTCTCTACTTCCTGCTTCGCCGGCGGCTACAGCGGATCCCTGGCGCGTTGACGCTCTGTTACCTTGGGCTATACTCTGTGGGCCGATTCTTCGTTGAGGGGCTCCGGATCGACAGCCTGATGCTGGGGCCCCTCCGCGCGGCGCAGGTGATGAGCCTGATTTTGATCGTGCTCTCAGTAGCCGGGCTCGCCTGGTTGAATGCCGCTGCCAGGCGGTCTCGGCCTTAA
- a CDS encoding NAD(P)-dependent glycerol-3-phosphate dehydrogenase, protein MPLPGGLGLKRSRVMERVGVVGAGAWGTTLAKLLTEKGYSVALWVWERELAVTMAKEHENSLYLPGVELPEALEITNSLAEVARGCSALLLVTPSHILRSVCAELLLLIRESTLLIIATKGLEPGSCMTMSQVLHEIVPSPRTPAVLSGPTFAKEVSRGLPAAAVAASAEAAVALQVQALLGTPTFRVYAGSDPLGVEVGGAIKNVIAIAAGIVDGLGLGHNALAALITRGLHEMSRLGVAMGARAETFAGLAGLGDLVLTCTGDLSRNRQLGLALGRGASLFELLQHSPTVKEGVNASKAAVDLACRFSVDMPICRETYAVLFERRSLQEAVTSLLGRALKSEEA, encoded by the coding sequence ATGCCGCTGCCAGGCGGTCTCGGCCTTAAGAGGAGCAGGGTAATGGAACGGGTCGGCGTCGTCGGAGCTGGGGCCTGGGGGACTACGCTCGCCAAGCTGTTAACCGAGAAGGGATACTCAGTCGCCCTCTGGGTGTGGGAGCGCGAGCTCGCCGTGACTATGGCGAAGGAGCACGAGAACAGTCTCTATCTGCCTGGGGTTGAGCTGCCCGAGGCGCTTGAGATCACCAACTCTCTCGCTGAGGTTGCTCGAGGCTGCTCGGCCCTTCTGCTGGTTACGCCCTCTCATATCCTACGTTCCGTGTGCGCGGAGTTGCTCCTGTTGATCCGGGAATCGACACTTCTCATCATCGCGACGAAAGGCTTGGAGCCTGGTAGTTGTATGACGATGTCGCAGGTGTTACATGAGATTGTGCCATCGCCACGGACACCGGCCGTACTGTCCGGTCCTACCTTCGCGAAGGAGGTGAGCCGGGGACTGCCTGCGGCGGCGGTCGCGGCATCAGCGGAGGCGGCTGTAGCACTACAGGTTCAGGCGTTGCTCGGTACCCCAACCTTTCGCGTCTATGCCGGAAGCGATCCGTTAGGCGTAGAGGTGGGGGGGGCGATCAAGAATGTAATCGCCATCGCCGCTGGAATAGTGGACGGCCTTGGACTCGGGCATAATGCGCTGGCCGCTCTCATCACGCGAGGGTTGCACGAAATGAGCCGGCTGGGTGTCGCGATGGGCGCGCGCGCCGAGACATTCGCCGGGCTGGCTGGGCTTGGGGATCTCGTGCTGACATGCACCGGGGACCTCTCACGCAACCGCCAACTCGGGTTGGCGCTAGGCAGGGGCGCGTCGCTATTCGAACTGCTGCAGCACAGCCCGACGGTGAAGGAAGGGGTCAATGCCTCGAAGGCTGCCGTCGATCTTGCCTGCCGCTTCTCTGTTGATATGCCCATCTGTCGGGAAACCTATGCGGTCCTCTTTGAGCGTCGATCGCTGCAGGAAGCGGTGACGAGTCTGCTGGGCAGGGCGTTGAAATCCGAAGAGGCATAG
- a CDS encoding alpha/beta hydrolase has translation MPYVQVGRARIHFIEQELSPASHLPPILFIHGAGGSHQVWLQQFRALGRRRRVIAVDLPGHGDSEGSGADRIEAYRDVVAEFITALGLNRTVMVGHSMGGAITQSIALAQPRLLAAIVLVGTGAKLRVHPKIFAGLQDDATGTVELMSEWGRAPGASAELLKRDAEAMLRTSVSVIEGDLRACDVFDLTEQVKAITLPTLVICGTDDLMTPPKYAEYLHRQINQSQLAAIRAAGHMVMLEKPDEVSESIEAFLDRLGC, from the coding sequence GTGCCGTACGTACAGGTTGGTCGCGCTCGCATCCATTTCATTGAACAAGAGCTGAGTCCGGCGAGTCATCTGCCACCGATCCTCTTTATCCACGGGGCGGGTGGAAGCCATCAGGTGTGGCTTCAGCAGTTCAGGGCGTTAGGGCGGCGGCGAAGGGTGATCGCTGTGGACCTTCCTGGGCATGGCGATTCTGAGGGGAGCGGCGCTGATCGGATCGAGGCCTACCGCGACGTTGTTGCAGAATTTATAACGGCCCTGGGTCTCAACCGGACCGTCATGGTAGGCCACTCGATGGGTGGGGCGATTACCCAATCGATTGCGCTGGCCCAGCCGCGACTGCTTGCGGCGATTGTGCTGGTAGGGACCGGAGCAAAACTCCGCGTCCATCCGAAGATCTTCGCCGGTCTTCAGGACGATGCTACGGGAACGGTTGAACTGATGAGCGAATGGGGGCGCGCACCCGGGGCGTCGGCGGAACTGCTCAAACGGGATGCCGAAGCGATGCTGCGCACATCGGTATCGGTGATTGAGGGAGACCTTCGGGCGTGCGATGTCTTTGACCTTACGGAGCAGGTGAAGGCGATCACCCTTCCGACTCTGGTGATCTGCGGAACTGACGATCTGATGACGCCACCGAAATACGCCGAGTATCTGCACCGGCAGATTAACCAATCGCAACTTGCAGCCATCCGTGCGGCCGGCCACATGGTTATGCTGGAGAAGCCTGACGAGGTGAGTGAAAGCATTGAAGCCTTCCTCGATCGACTGGGCTGTTAA
- a CDS encoding NAD-binding protein has protein sequence MFVLIAGGGRTATHLAALLLARQHEVRVLEHRRDVLARVHHELPTEVIYEGNPIDPQVLEQAGIRRAKVLAACTSVDEDNLALCFFARTRYNVPRTIAWVNNPRAAWLFDEKFHVDVALNQAQIFSSLIEEEMSLGDMMTLLKLRRGRYSLVEEKIPPGARALGIAIKDLTLPSNSVIATIIRHGQILIPRGDTRFEAGDEVLAIADREGAEELAGLFGRPDAQPKT, from the coding sequence ATGTTTGTGTTGATCGCCGGAGGAGGCCGAACCGCAACGCACCTGGCCGCCCTCTTGCTGGCGCGCCAGCATGAGGTCCGAGTGCTCGAGCACCGACGTGACGTGCTGGCGCGCGTTCATCACGAGCTGCCCACGGAGGTGATCTACGAAGGTAATCCCATCGATCCGCAGGTATTGGAGCAGGCGGGCATCCGTCGGGCGAAGGTGTTAGCTGCGTGCACCTCTGTCGATGAAGACAATCTCGCACTCTGTTTCTTTGCACGCACCCGCTACAACGTGCCTCGTACTATCGCGTGGGTTAATAATCCTCGCGCCGCCTGGCTCTTCGACGAAAAGTTTCACGTAGACGTCGCCTTAAACCAGGCGCAGATCTTCAGCAGCCTGATCGAAGAAGAGATGTCGCTCGGCGATATGATGACACTGCTGAAACTGCGGAGAGGCCGCTACTCGCTGGTGGAGGAGAAGATCCCACCGGGAGCCCGCGCCCTGGGCATCGCCATCAAAGATCTGACGCTGCCCTCGAATTCGGTGATCGCCACCATCATCAGGCACGGCCAGATCCTCATCCCGCGGGGGGACACCCGATTTGAAGCCGGAGATGAAGTACTCGCGATTGCAGACCGTGAAGGGGCCGAAGAGCTGGCCGGACTGTTCGGTCGACCGGATGCGCAACCGAAAACGTAA
- a CDS encoding NAD-binding protein produces the protein MNIIVVGCGRIGAELAYRLFQKGHQVAIIDQVASALNNLPTDFRGRTVHGEALATDVLRRAGIEQADGLAAVTNSDSLNAVVAHVAQTVYHVAQVVVRNYHPRWRILHEAFGLQVVSSTSWGAARIEELLYPTVARSVFSAGNGEVEIYELVVPKAWHDRSLHDLLPAGECLAVALTRAGKAMLPSSEERLEVGDILHLSTNLAGIETLRRRLKAA, from the coding sequence ATGAACATTATTGTCGTGGGGTGTGGACGGATAGGCGCAGAGTTGGCCTACCGCTTGTTCCAGAAGGGGCATCAGGTGGCCATCATCGATCAGGTGGCCTCCGCCTTAAATAATCTGCCCACAGACTTTCGCGGACGCACCGTGCACGGTGAAGCGCTGGCCACGGATGTGCTGCGCAGAGCGGGCATTGAGCAAGCTGATGGTCTCGCCGCCGTCACCAACTCCGACTCGCTCAATGCGGTGGTGGCGCACGTGGCGCAGACCGTCTATCACGTGGCCCAGGTCGTCGTCCGCAACTACCATCCGCGCTGGCGAATCTTGCACGAGGCCTTCGGCCTCCAAGTAGTCAGCTCGACCAGTTGGGGCGCGGCGCGTATCGAGGAGTTGCTCTACCCCACGGTCGCTCGGAGCGTATTTTCGGCCGGCAATGGTGAAGTCGAAATCTATGAACTGGTCGTGCCTAAGGCGTGGCACGACCGGTCTCTGCACGATCTCCTTCCCGCAGGCGAGTGTCTGGCTGTGGCGCTGACCCGGGCAGGTAAAGCCATGCTCCCTTCCTCCGAAGAACGTCTGGAGGTAGGCGATATCCTACACCTGAGCACCAATCTGGCAGGAATCGAAACGTTGCGTCGCCGGCTGAAGGCGGCGTAA